TATCACAAGGACCAGTGGTGGATGCTGATGATTGGTTTTTAAATTGGGTTACACACCCTTATTGGGGCGCAGTATATTATATGCAGCCTCGTGTTGCAGGATATAGCTGGAATGTATCTGCACTTTATAGTGTTCTTGCCTCTGCTCTTTTTTGGGAATATGGTGTTGAAGCATTTGCCGAAATACCATCGTGGCAAGATTTAATTGTTACTCCCGCTATTGGTTCAATGTTTGGTGAATTATTTTACCAAACCTCACTGCATATTCATAATAATCACGACACGATTCTTGGCTCACGCTTTCTTGGCAAAAGCGTTTTACTTCTTATGGACCCTGTTGGATTTATTTTGAAAGATTTAGGATTAGCAAAAGCAATAGGAATAAAAAACAAAAATGAAACTCAAAGTTTTATTATGCCATTAAAAGATATGAGAGGAGGGGCACAGATTGTTTTTGCAATGCGCTTTTAGTTCATATATAAATAAACTTAAAGACTAAAATCATAATAGCTTATACTCACATAAAATGATTGTGTATCAAAATGTTCTCCAAGCAACTTCTTACTTTTTTCATTAAATCCACGCGTATAACCCACACTTAAACCATAGCCTTGCGCTATATCAACAAACATCTCCGCACGCGCAATACCACCATAAATATTGTATTGTTCTTTAGGATCTGCCATAGCAAGATTACCCATTTC
This DNA window, taken from Helicobacter sp. MIT 21-1697, encodes the following:
- a CDS encoding DUF3943 domain-containing protein codes for the protein MNFTFGSNFKFILLNICLVCNSWSTQIPPLEYDKLESYTESNTLLDSQQYQYYEPQNKFAYLATSSGIILGGTLISAGVLYLMPESVTNWNKDEINNLGKNWTRKISQGPVVDADDWFLNWVTHPYWGAVYYMQPRVAGYSWNVSALYSVLASALFWEYGVEAFAEIPSWQDLIVTPAIGSMFGELFYQTSLHIHNNHDTILGSRFLGKSVLLLMDPVGFILKDLGLAKAIGIKNKNETQSFIMPLKDMRGGAQIVFAMRF